A single genomic interval of Candidatus Eisenbacteria bacterium harbors:
- a CDS encoding class I SAM-dependent methyltransferase, which translates to MVEWYKEAFDEFYAEVYSHRDEKEAQEFAAFLGKVVTLEGAEMLDVCCGGGRHIRAFGAAGATCFGLDLSEVLLCQCRAEGSRGMSRVVRGDMRSFPFKSESFDVCINMFTSLGYFEDVQEELEVLREVYRVLRPRGLFILDHANLNWVKSNFEARTVRTKGELLIEETRNLLSDGRLVEKRTIIRSAEDPSVAVSDHTERLVLFAKTELEGMLVNIGYDPVGFYGDYAGAPFEEEASPRLLILSRKRGG; encoded by the coding sequence ATGGTCGAATGGTATAAAGAAGCCTTTGACGAGTTCTATGCGGAAGTCTATTCGCACAGAGACGAAAAGGAAGCCCAGGAGTTTGCCGCTTTTCTAGGGAAGGTGGTTACCCTGGAGGGCGCCGAAATGCTCGACGTCTGCTGCGGAGGCGGCCGTCACATCAGGGCTTTCGGGGCGGCGGGCGCAACTTGTTTTGGGCTGGACCTCTCGGAGGTCTTGCTCTGTCAGTGCAGGGCCGAAGGCTCGCGGGGCATGTCGAGAGTCGTGAGGGGGGACATGCGGAGTTTCCCTTTCAAGAGTGAGTCCTTTGATGTCTGCATCAACATGTTCACAAGTCTGGGATATTTCGAGGATGTGCAAGAAGAGCTCGAGGTCTTGCGCGAGGTGTACAGAGTGCTCAGACCGCGAGGTCTTTTCATTCTCGACCACGCAAACCTGAATTGGGTCAAGTCCAATTTCGAAGCCCGCACAGTCAGAACGAAGGGAGAGCTTCTCATCGAAGAGACGCGCAACTTGCTTTCCGACGGAAGACTCGTCGAGAAGAGGACTATAATACGATCTGCAGAAGACCCCTCCGTCGCCGTGAGCGATCACACCGAGAGACTGGTTCTTTTCGCCAAGACCGAGCTCGAAGGAATGCTCGTGAACATCGGCTACGATCCAGTCGGTTTCTACGGCGATTATGCCGGCGCTCCGTTTGAAGAGGAAGCTTCTCCTCGACTCCTGATTCTGTCGAGGAAGCGCGGTGGTTGA
- the bshC gene encoding bacillithiol biosynthesis BshC, whose product MSEQFARVDLRTFKFPELYVDYLSERLPASIDAPEFFGKKQREEFETRTAAAVEEPFWRDVLEYNARLGASKASLEGIEALSHGRAIPIVTGQQPGLMGGPLYTLYKALTAVSLAELLSESGPSPASASGGETSGTGALQSDKLRVVPVFWNASDDSDFAEVSSATFFDSDLSLRKLSVAASHHSPGGMVGAMGTQALSRPVEALMRGLEKSPATTFLMPLIEDGLSVAGDWGEFFSALLVRLFSSSGMVVVDSRLPSVGKYSRPTIDAYLREASSVESRIAECLTELRERGYGEPVSPRSGETCVFLKDGMARRKVSKEELPAVADSWSKGEIELLPNVLLGPVVRDRLMRPAVNVVGPSEASYYIVARTLYDVLGFPQSPVFPRVSLTIVPRRLTSLVGEDPGRFKELVVSFDKVARDYFEKQVPPEVMRELEISQNDMRSVAGRVARLAAVSGKSTEEVAASAARKIDFELGRIREGLIAAHRKRILSENPFLRKAGEFLLPSGAPQERSLCSLSPLIYGGRSLIQALGSLAGSHVRESLERHVHHYVAGVAIP is encoded by the coding sequence GTGAGTGAACAGTTTGCCAGGGTAGACCTTCGGACCTTTAAGTTTCCGGAGCTTTATGTGGACTACCTGTCGGAGAGACTGCCCGCCTCCATCGACGCTCCGGAGTTTTTCGGCAAGAAGCAAAGGGAGGAGTTTGAGACAAGAACGGCCGCGGCAGTTGAAGAGCCGTTCTGGAGAGATGTTCTCGAGTACAATGCACGTCTTGGGGCGAGCAAAGCCAGTCTGGAGGGGATAGAGGCGCTTTCTCACGGAAGAGCAATCCCAATCGTGACCGGACAGCAGCCGGGCCTTATGGGAGGGCCGCTCTACACGCTGTACAAGGCGTTGACCGCCGTGTCTCTTGCCGAACTGCTCTCGGAGAGCGGGCCGTCGCCAGCGTCCGCCTCCGGAGGCGAGACATCCGGGACGGGCGCACTCCAGAGCGACAAGCTGCGTGTAGTGCCGGTGTTCTGGAATGCCTCGGACGACAGTGATTTTGCCGAAGTGTCGAGCGCGACATTCTTCGACAGCGATCTCTCCCTCAGAAAACTCTCTGTTGCGGCGTCTCACCACTCGCCCGGAGGCATGGTGGGCGCGATGGGCACACAAGCTCTCAGCCGTCCCGTCGAAGCGCTGATGCGCGGTCTTGAGAAATCCCCTGCGACGACCTTCCTGATGCCCTTGATCGAGGACGGTCTCTCGGTTGCCGGTGACTGGGGCGAGTTTTTCTCGGCTCTTCTCGTTCGCCTGTTCTCCTCTTCAGGGATGGTGGTCGTAGATTCCAGGCTTCCCTCGGTGGGAAAGTACTCGAGGCCCACAATCGACGCCTATCTCAGGGAAGCAAGCTCAGTCGAAAGCCGGATTGCGGAGTGTCTCACTGAGCTGAGGGAACGCGGCTACGGCGAGCCGGTGTCGCCACGCAGCGGAGAAACCTGCGTGTTTCTCAAGGACGGAATGGCGAGAAGAAAAGTCTCGAAGGAGGAGCTTCCGGCAGTTGCAGACTCGTGGAGCAAGGGCGAGATCGAGCTTCTTCCGAACGTTCTGTTGGGTCCCGTGGTGCGGGACAGACTCATGAGGCCCGCGGTGAACGTCGTCGGGCCTTCCGAGGCGTCCTACTACATTGTGGCCCGAACGTTGTATGATGTACTGGGTTTTCCGCAAAGCCCAGTCTTTCCCCGAGTGAGCTTGACGATTGTGCCTCGGCGTTTGACCTCCCTTGTCGGCGAAGACCCAGGCAGGTTCAAGGAGCTGGTCGTTTCCTTTGACAAGGTGGCACGGGATTACTTTGAAAAGCAGGTTCCGCCTGAAGTGATGAGGGAGCTGGAGATTTCGCAGAACGACATGCGTTCCGTCGCGGGGAGAGTGGCCAGACTGGCCGCTGTGTCGGGAAAGAGCACGGAGGAAGTCGCCGCATCTGCTGCCAGGAAGATAGACTTTGAACTCGGGCGAATACGTGAGGGGTTGATCGCTGCTCACAGGAAGAGAATCCTGAGCGAAAATCCCTTTCTTCGAAAGGCCGGAGAATTTCTTCTGCCGTCGGGGGCGCCGCAGGAACGCTCGCTCTGTAGCCTGTCACCTCTCATCTACGGAGGACGATCTCTAATTCAGGCGCTTGGCTCGTTGGCGGGAAGTCACGTTCGTGAAAGTCTTGAACGCCACGTGCATCACTACGTCGCCGGCGTGGCAATTCCCTAG
- the bshB1 gene encoding bacillithiol biosynthesis deacetylase BshB1 → MKVMAIGAHPDDVELSCGGLVAKLVSLGHETGIADLTGGELGSSGSKKTRAAESMKAAKILRVAWRECCELPDTGLDHTNRGHMRTVVELLRRHRPALVLSPHGGDSRHPDHVEAREIVRRAVYLAGLRQFDAGGRPFSSGRLLYYMSDVQFEPTLIVDVGEFFDRKMKAIRAYRSQFSGNRSDSYPTRLNNPGFLDRIEMRARFLGAMIDKAYAEGFLHEGPLQVDDPVTLLAKP, encoded by the coding sequence ATGAAAGTAATGGCAATCGGCGCCCATCCGGACGACGTGGAACTGAGCTGCGGCGGTTTGGTTGCGAAGTTGGTGTCGCTGGGGCACGAAACGGGAATAGCAGACCTCACTGGGGGTGAACTTGGGAGTTCAGGCAGTAAGAAAACCCGGGCCGCGGAGAGCATGAAGGCGGCCAAGATTCTGCGCGTGGCCTGGAGAGAATGCTGCGAACTACCCGACACCGGGCTTGACCACACGAACAGGGGACACATGCGCACCGTCGTGGAGCTTCTCCGCAGGCACAGACCGGCGCTCGTGTTGTCACCCCACGGAGGAGACTCCAGACATCCAGACCACGTGGAGGCAAGGGAAATCGTGAGGAGGGCCGTCTACCTGGCGGGCCTCAGGCAATTCGACGCAGGGGGAAGGCCGTTTTCTTCGGGGAGACTTCTGTACTACATGAGTGACGTCCAGTTTGAGCCGACCCTCATCGTTGACGTGGGGGAATTCTTCGACAGAAAAATGAAAGCCATTCGTGCCTATCGAAGTCAGTTCTCGGGCAACAGATCCGATTCATACCCGACGCGCCTTAACAACCCCGGCTTTCTGGACAGGATTGAAATGAGAGCGAGATTTCTCGGAGCGATGATCGACAAGGCCTATGCAGAGGGCTTCCTGCACGAAGGCCCGCTCCAGGTGGACGATCCCGTGACGCTTCTGGCGAAGCCCTGA
- the bshA gene encoding N-acetyl-alpha-D-glucosaminyl L-malate synthase BshA, with the protein MKPYCVAITCYPTSGGSGIVATELGMELARKGHQVHFVTYSVPVRLKRFEKNIFFHQVDTQFYPLFVDAPYSLSLAAKMCEVAELHSVEILHVHYAIPHAASAYLARSMYKSRRLLTVTTLHGTDITLVGHHPSFHGITKFCIEESDGVTAVSEYLKARTQESFQIKKDIEVIPNFVDSSKFRPDGAIVPKSDFCPSGQPMIIHISNFRPVKNIPGVLQVFARVRAELACRLVLVGDGPEVGHAERLSEQLGVQDDVLFLGNQECIECLLPLADVLLLPSEQESFGLVCLEAMSCAVPVVSTNVGGVKEVVEHGKTGFLHDPFDTEAMAASIIRLLRNRDERIAMGQEGRRVALDKFDISDGVKRYVELYDKARNSVSV; encoded by the coding sequence ATGAAACCATACTGTGTGGCGATCACATGCTATCCCACTTCGGGCGGCAGCGGAATCGTTGCCACCGAGCTCGGGATGGAACTTGCGAGGAAGGGTCACCAAGTGCATTTTGTCACCTACTCCGTTCCCGTGAGACTGAAGAGATTCGAGAAGAACATCTTCTTTCATCAGGTCGACACGCAATTCTACCCTCTCTTTGTTGACGCACCTTACAGCCTGAGTCTTGCTGCCAAGATGTGCGAGGTGGCGGAGCTTCACTCGGTGGAGATACTCCATGTCCACTATGCCATTCCTCATGCCGCGAGTGCATACCTCGCTCGAAGCATGTACAAGTCAAGGAGGCTTCTGACCGTGACCACGTTGCACGGCACCGACATCACGCTCGTCGGCCACCACCCCTCTTTTCACGGGATTACGAAGTTCTGCATCGAGGAGAGCGACGGCGTCACGGCCGTGAGTGAGTACCTGAAGGCCCGCACGCAGGAGAGCTTTCAGATCAAGAAGGACATAGAGGTGATCCCCAATTTCGTGGACAGCTCGAAATTCCGGCCCGACGGCGCGATAGTCCCCAAATCTGACTTCTGTCCGTCGGGGCAGCCGATGATCATTCATATCTCTAATTTCCGACCAGTCAAGAACATACCTGGTGTACTTCAGGTATTTGCTAGGGTGAGGGCCGAGCTTGCCTGCAGGCTCGTTCTCGTGGGTGACGGTCCCGAAGTCGGGCACGCCGAGCGGCTCTCCGAGCAGTTGGGCGTGCAAGATGACGTGCTGTTTCTTGGCAATCAGGAGTGCATTGAATGTCTTTTGCCGCTTGCCGACGTTCTTCTCCTGCCGAGCGAACAGGAGAGTTTCGGGCTCGTTTGCCTTGAGGCCATGAGTTGTGCCGTTCCCGTGGTCTCCACCAACGTGGGCGGCGTCAAGGAAGTTGTTGAGCACGGCAAGACGGGTTTCTTGCACGATCCGTTCGACACCGAAGCCATGGCCGCTTCTATCATCCGGCTATTGCGGAATCGAGACGAGCGGATTGCCATGGGGCAGGAGGGAAGAAGAGTGGCCCTCGACAAGTTTGACATATCAGACGGAGTGAAGAGGTACGTGGAGCTCTACGACAAGGCCAGAAACTCGGTCTCCGTTTGA
- a CDS encoding polyphenol oxidase family protein: MELSWRPLDKTTREISEGTTPAFYAVLAHGGKRSPAIVTTRGGRPDTHRCQGLNLSFNVGDDTDDVRDNREFLFNKLGLREDRLAQPEQVHGGTVLLAGAPGRYKAADGLVISDPRLWTAVLVADCVPVFVFNRDFSVVGLAHAGRKGTHAGIAGSLIEQVKSAFDLPPGQLVVALGPSIGPCCYEIDSTTASGLRQTFVTEREGKIFFDLWSANAAQALEEGVPEESIILPPACTCCRKDVFFSHRGQRGKAGRQMAITRHGGLEIGRDRSSGASQ; encoded by the coding sequence ATGGAACTCTCATGGCGCCCCCTTGACAAAACCACCAGAGAAATCAGTGAAGGGACTACTCCGGCGTTCTACGCAGTCTTGGCCCACGGAGGCAAACGGAGCCCGGCGATTGTCACAACTCGCGGGGGCAGGCCCGACACCCACCGGTGCCAAGGGCTGAATCTCTCTTTCAACGTTGGTGACGACACAGACGACGTCAGAGACAACAGGGAGTTCCTGTTCAATAAACTGGGCCTTCGAGAGGATCGGCTTGCTCAGCCGGAGCAGGTACACGGGGGCACGGTCCTACTGGCCGGTGCTCCCGGCCGATACAAGGCCGCTGACGGACTCGTGATCTCAGACCCTCGACTTTGGACGGCGGTTCTCGTCGCGGACTGCGTGCCCGTCTTTGTTTTCAACCGCGATTTCTCCGTGGTCGGCCTCGCCCACGCCGGAAGGAAAGGAACTCACGCCGGCATTGCCGGGAGCTTGATAGAGCAAGTCAAGTCAGCCTTCGATCTCCCACCAGGTCAATTGGTTGTGGCCCTGGGTCCTTCCATAGGGCCCTGCTGCTACGAGATTGATTCCACCACAGCCTCCGGGTTGCGTCAGACGTTCGTCACCGAAAGGGAGGGAAAGATCTTCTTTGATCTATGGAGTGCCAACGCGGCCCAGGCCCTGGAAGAAGGTGTTCCCGAGGAGAGCATCATCCTGCCCCCTGCATGCACGTGCTGCCGAAAGGACGTGTTCTTTTCTCACAGGGGACAAAGAGGCAAGGCCGGAAGGCAGATGGCAATCACAAGGCATGGGGGATTGGAGATCGGCCGGGACAGGAGCAGTGGCGCATCACAGTGA
- a CDS encoding DUF1611 domain-containing protein has translation MKKNRIVILAEGSFGLLGSKTAACVIRYRQDDVVAVIDTGKAGMTVGGVLGFGGSIPIVRGLADALQYSPDSLLIGIAPKGGRLPAEWRAVLIEAISHGLDIYSGMHTFVSEDPELVRLASERGARLTDLRKVPDDIPVARCLAGKVGAFVVLTVGTDCATGKMTVALEMAIEAGKRGVRAHFAATGQTGIYIAGEGIAVDRVVGDFIAGAAEKLVIDGARGNDVVLLEGQGSVFHPGYSGVALALLHGALPDALVLCHQPSRRFFSDYEVRVPSVCEAIRVHDVLSGVLKPAPVIGIALNCFDLSEEETLAEIAGTEKETGIPTTDCIKFGAGKLVDAMLERIKS, from the coding sequence GTGAAGAAGAACAGAATCGTCATACTGGCAGAGGGGTCGTTCGGCCTGCTCGGCTCCAAGACGGCGGCTTGCGTCATCAGATACAGGCAGGACGACGTGGTGGCCGTGATTGACACGGGCAAGGCAGGAATGACGGTAGGTGGAGTCTTGGGCTTCGGTGGCTCCATTCCCATAGTTCGGGGGCTTGCCGATGCGCTCCAATACTCGCCGGATTCCCTCCTCATAGGAATCGCCCCCAAGGGAGGACGCCTGCCCGCCGAATGGAGAGCCGTTCTCATTGAGGCCATCTCACATGGTCTGGACATCTACAGCGGTATGCACACCTTCGTTTCGGAAGACCCTGAACTTGTGAGGCTCGCCTCGGAAAGGGGCGCGCGCCTCACGGACTTGAGAAAGGTCCCGGACGATATCCCGGTTGCGAGATGCCTGGCCGGGAAGGTCGGCGCGTTTGTTGTTCTCACCGTCGGTACCGATTGTGCAACCGGCAAGATGACAGTCGCGCTCGAGATGGCGATCGAGGCCGGAAAAAGGGGAGTGAGAGCGCATTTTGCGGCCACGGGTCAGACGGGCATCTACATCGCCGGCGAAGGGATCGCAGTTGACAGGGTCGTGGGAGATTTCATTGCCGGTGCTGCGGAGAAACTCGTCATTGATGGAGCCAGAGGCAACGACGTCGTCTTACTCGAGGGCCAAGGCTCCGTCTTCCACCCCGGGTACTCCGGCGTGGCGCTTGCACTGTTGCACGGCGCTCTTCCCGACGCCCTCGTCCTCTGCCACCAGCCGAGCAGGCGATTTTTCAGCGATTATGAAGTGCGTGTTCCTTCCGTGTGCGAAGCGATCAGGGTGCACGACGTGTTGTCGGGAGTTCTCAAACCTGCACCGGTGATCGGAATTGCGCTCAATTGCTTCGATTTGAGTGAAGAAGAAACGTTGGCGGAGATTGCAGGGACGGAGAAAGAAACGGGCATTCCCACCACCGACTGCATCAAGTTCGGAGCGGGGAAGCTCGTTGATGCGATGCTCGAACGAATCAAATCGTGA
- a CDS encoding dipeptide epimerase, producing MRFSYEPLTLRTRHVFAISRGASDTFGGAIVSIEHDGLVGLGEAAPSPFYGENQATVLAVLEILRQDIPDDPFLLEEVQQKMEKRICGNPAAKAAVDIALHDLVCKKLGIPLHRFFGLSAEKTPCTSFTIGIDETDVMKQRALEAGEFSVLKIKVGTDRDEFVLDAIRSVTDKTLRVDANCAWTPREAVVKISRLEKFGIEFVEQPIAPGDAHGLRFVRENVAVPVIADESVRTSRDIEALIGAVDGINIKLMKCGGLREALKMIHVARAVGMKVMLGCMVESSVGITAAAHLSPAVDYADLDGNLLLAKDPFSGVGVRQGKLVLPSEPGLGVRAQGK from the coding sequence ATGCGATTTTCATACGAACCTCTGACGTTGAGAACACGTCACGTGTTTGCCATCTCCAGAGGTGCGTCGGACACTTTTGGCGGGGCGATCGTCTCGATAGAGCATGACGGACTGGTTGGGCTGGGGGAGGCTGCGCCTTCGCCTTTCTACGGCGAGAACCAGGCCACGGTCCTCGCCGTCCTCGAAATCCTGAGGCAGGACATTCCTGACGATCCGTTTCTCCTGGAAGAGGTCCAGCAGAAAATGGAGAAGAGGATATGCGGCAATCCCGCGGCAAAGGCCGCCGTTGATATTGCGCTCCACGACCTAGTCTGTAAGAAGCTCGGGATTCCTCTCCACCGTTTCTTTGGCCTTTCAGCAGAGAAGACGCCGTGCACTTCCTTCACGATCGGAATCGACGAAACCGATGTCATGAAGCAGAGAGCTCTTGAGGCGGGCGAGTTTTCGGTTCTCAAGATAAAGGTTGGCACCGACAGGGATGAGTTCGTGCTCGATGCCATAAGGAGCGTGACGGACAAGACTCTGAGAGTAGACGCGAATTGTGCCTGGACACCGCGAGAAGCGGTGGTCAAGATTTCGAGGCTCGAGAAGTTCGGCATCGAGTTCGTGGAACAGCCCATTGCTCCAGGCGACGCCCACGGTCTGAGGTTTGTGAGGGAGAACGTCGCAGTGCCCGTCATTGCGGACGAGAGCGTCAGGACTTCACGTGATATCGAGGCGTTGATAGGTGCCGTGGATGGGATCAACATCAAGTTGATGAAATGCGGCGGGCTCCGCGAAGCACTCAAAATGATACACGTTGCACGGGCGGTGGGAATGAAAGTGATGCTGGGCTGCATGGTGGAATCTTCCGTCGGCATAACGGCGGCTGCTCATCTTTCTCCGGCGGTAGATTATGCAGATCTCGACGGTAATCTCCTTCTGGCGAAGGATCCCTTCAGCGGCGTCGGGGTCAGGCAAGGCAAGCTTGTCCTGCCTTCCGAACCCGGTCTGGGTGTGAGAGCCCAGGGAAAGTAG
- a CDS encoding radical SAM protein, with the protein MALLRLQKAIVYGPVSSRRLGCSLGVNVLPFDYKLCSLNCVYCQYGWTEACAVDASSHLSDLPSADDVALALRESLLRLKDEGVGPSYITFSGNGEPTLHPRFGEIVDVVKKTRDELAPKALVAILSNSTTVGDESVRRALERLDVRVMKLDCGEAGTFGLFNRPCAGVAFEKIVEGLLKLRRFSVQTLFTNLNSDERCIQRWIGVIKTLKPLDVQVYTLDRSAPLAELRPVGKDRLEEIARRVFSETGVPANVY; encoded by the coding sequence ATGGCGCTTCTCAGATTGCAGAAGGCGATCGTGTACGGACCGGTCTCCTCCAGGAGGTTGGGGTGCTCTCTGGGCGTGAACGTCCTTCCTTTCGACTACAAACTCTGTTCGCTCAACTGTGTCTACTGCCAGTACGGCTGGACAGAGGCGTGCGCCGTAGATGCCAGTTCGCACTTGTCTGATTTGCCGAGCGCGGACGACGTGGCTCTTGCACTCAGGGAGTCTCTTCTCAGGCTTAAGGACGAAGGCGTCGGTCCTTCATACATCACCTTCTCCGGCAATGGTGAACCGACCTTGCACCCTCGATTTGGGGAGATAGTCGACGTCGTCAAGAAGACGCGTGATGAGCTTGCTCCCAAGGCGCTGGTTGCGATTCTGTCCAACTCGACGACGGTCGGAGACGAATCGGTGAGGAGAGCGCTCGAGCGGCTTGACGTCAGAGTGATGAAGCTGGATTGCGGGGAAGCCGGTACATTCGGTCTGTTCAACAGGCCGTGCGCCGGGGTGGCCTTCGAGAAGATTGTCGAGGGATTGCTCAAACTTCGCCGGTTCAGCGTGCAGACTCTTTTCACAAATCTGAACTCCGACGAGCGTTGCATACAAAGATGGATCGGAGTAATCAAGACGCTCAAGCCGCTGGATGTCCAGGTCTACACGCTTGATAGATCTGCTCCCTTGGCGGAGCTGCGACCTGTCGGCAAAGACAGGCTCGAGGAGATAGCACGCAGGGTGTTTTCAGAGACGGGCGTCCCGGCCAATGTGTACTGA
- a CDS encoding cytochrome c biogenesis protein ResB: MRKGFDDTRVREAGLGRNPLYRTLSSVEFSVVLMLLIGIATLIAALFPQGMDEAFYVARFGERLYRVYDSLGLLAALRSWWFMLLFALLFAALVFCTHSRVREGRPRGTKGTRLYETEFSVPTSTEEVLLIFPVLLSSMGFTKKRIITGEGHWEILAEKGIHPFLSSLLLHLSAVLLLSGVLVTYLFSWGCSVNLELGKSLTVPLRGGGSRWAKFTGAQILEQSHSGEQESLRIELVKLTRHYGPASGALPAVRDSLFSPPGSIPAQELFVQKDGRSFFLKGWTSRLSIARGTRSQTLNISAGESKIAKGLHISQGAVLKTARIVFPALGETLQASLPMNLTFGAAQIAATPSETQPAGRVFRLESPGVPGRRAVRIKVLPSSANEDTAGAPHENSVDLRVGEETQLGGLDMKVIQISEWSLIRLRSDPGWRIVRLGAFLIFLFTMVRLYVYCYVLRAEISGAKGGPSHLSLRIRASGLFASPAGVARKIAGLLAK, encoded by the coding sequence ATGAGGAAAGGTTTTGACGATACTCGCGTTCGTGAGGCAGGGCTCGGAAGAAACCCGCTTTACAGGACGCTTTCGTCCGTAGAGTTTTCCGTCGTTCTGATGTTGTTGATCGGCATTGCCACCCTGATTGCAGCGTTGTTTCCGCAGGGGATGGACGAGGCGTTCTACGTCGCTCGATTTGGCGAAAGGCTTTATCGTGTCTACGATTCCCTCGGGTTGCTCGCCGCCCTGCGATCTTGGTGGTTCATGCTCCTCTTCGCACTCCTTTTCGCGGCGCTGGTTTTCTGCACTCATTCGCGAGTGCGAGAGGGAAGGCCGAGGGGAACCAAGGGAACGAGGCTCTACGAGACAGAATTTTCCGTTCCCACGTCGACCGAAGAAGTACTACTCATCTTCCCCGTGCTGTTGAGTTCGATGGGATTCACCAAGAAAAGGATCATAACAGGGGAAGGACACTGGGAAATTCTGGCCGAAAAAGGAATCCACCCTTTCCTGAGCTCACTTCTCCTCCACCTCAGTGCGGTCCTTCTTCTGTCGGGAGTTCTCGTGACCTACCTTTTTTCCTGGGGATGCTCTGTGAACCTGGAGCTTGGCAAATCCCTGACGGTTCCACTTCGCGGCGGAGGATCAAGATGGGCAAAGTTCACGGGAGCGCAGATCCTGGAGCAATCACATTCCGGCGAGCAAGAATCTCTCCGCATCGAGCTTGTCAAGCTAACCAGGCATTATGGGCCGGCGTCCGGGGCGCTGCCCGCGGTTCGGGACAGCCTTTTCTCGCCGCCTGGCTCCATACCTGCCCAGGAGCTCTTCGTGCAGAAAGACGGAAGGAGCTTTTTCCTCAAAGGTTGGACGAGTCGCCTATCGATAGCGAGAGGTACACGAAGCCAGACTCTGAACATATCGGCCGGAGAGAGCAAAATAGCGAAGGGGTTACATATTTCGCAAGGTGCCGTCTTGAAGACGGCGCGTATTGTCTTTCCTGCTCTTGGGGAGACTCTCCAGGCATCACTCCCGATGAACTTGACGTTCGGGGCCGCCCAGATTGCTGCAACTCCTTCTGAAACGCAGCCCGCGGGGCGAGTGTTTCGACTGGAGAGCCCCGGTGTTCCGGGACGGAGAGCAGTCAGGATCAAGGTCCTGCCTTCGAGTGCAAACGAAGACACTGCCGGCGCACCTCACGAAAACTCCGTAGACCTTCGAGTCGGGGAAGAGACCCAGCTCGGAGGATTGGACATGAAGGTGATCCAGATATCCGAGTGGAGCTTGATAAGACTGCGCTCGGATCCGGGATGGAGAATTGTGAGGCTGGGGGCGTTTCTCATCTTTCTCTTCACAATGGTAAGGCTATACGTATACTGTTACGTGCTCAGGGCCGAGATTTCGGGAGCCAAAGGGGGACCGTCGCATTTGAGCCTCAGAATAAGAGCGTCGGGTCTCTTTGCGTCTCCCGCCGGAGTTGCCCGGAAGATAGCGGGCCTCCTGGCGAAATGA
- a CDS encoding AI-2E family transporter, which yields MTAENSPHGWLRVSVGILAFLAFLWACYAAQDIIILVVVAILIAYALSPVVDVLEKLRLPFTRFRLSRGVASGVVVIGVLVLFGVVLSKVVPAIATQANNVMRDTPFYVARLQELMVQARARVGENALLSSWLSSFEQELGRISLESGRYVGKGLFTAVNAVVKLVGLVLLPIATFYVLKDGKKFRDGFLRIVPSARKEGAERILCDVDTALSSYVRGLASVCLIMATSVTIALAVIGVNNPLVLGLFAGACEVIPFVGFIMASIAIVLVGFFESPWMALKGFLAYLAVNQVLSYVITPRVMGARMKLHPLTAMVSVMIGARLAGVTGVVFALPAVAVGKVLLLHLIVGGKVTDEITTVNR from the coding sequence TTGACGGCAGAGAATAGTCCTCACGGCTGGCTCAGGGTTTCAGTGGGAATACTGGCTTTTCTCGCCTTCCTGTGGGCGTGCTACGCGGCCCAGGACATAATCATACTAGTCGTGGTTGCGATCTTGATCGCGTATGCCCTCAGCCCCGTGGTTGATGTTCTTGAGAAGCTCAGATTGCCCTTTACGCGATTTCGGCTCAGCCGTGGCGTTGCTTCCGGAGTAGTGGTGATCGGGGTGCTGGTCCTGTTCGGCGTTGTGTTGTCCAAAGTGGTCCCCGCCATTGCCACGCAAGCCAACAACGTAATGCGTGACACTCCCTTCTACGTCGCACGGCTCCAGGAGCTGATGGTTCAGGCGCGAGCACGAGTGGGAGAGAATGCTCTGCTGTCTTCGTGGCTCTCCTCTTTCGAACAGGAACTCGGCAGAATCTCGCTCGAGTCGGGGCGGTACGTAGGCAAAGGTTTGTTTACGGCCGTGAATGCGGTCGTCAAACTGGTGGGGCTCGTTCTTCTTCCGATCGCGACCTTCTACGTGCTAAAGGACGGCAAGAAGTTCAGGGATGGCTTCTTGAGAATCGTCCCGAGCGCACGGAAGGAAGGAGCAGAGAGAATCCTCTGCGACGTGGACACGGCCCTTTCCTCTTACGTGAGAGGACTGGCCAGTGTCTGTTTGATCATGGCCACGTCTGTCACCATCGCTCTCGCGGTCATCGGCGTCAACAATCCTCTGGTGCTCGGACTCTTTGCCGGCGCATGTGAAGTCATCCCTTTTGTCGGTTTCATAATGGCGTCAATTGCCATCGTCCTGGTCGGCTTCTTCGAGAGTCCGTGGATGGCACTCAAGGGGTTCTTGGCTTATCTCGCCGTGAATCAGGTCCTCTCTTACGTGATTACCCCGCGCGTGATGGGTGCGCGCATGAAACTCCACCCTCTCACCGCAATGGTTTCGGTGATGATAGGCGCGAGACTCGCGGGGGTAACGGGGGTGGTCTTCGCACTTCCTGCCGTTGCGGTGGGCAAGGTATTACTCTTACATCTCATTGTTGGAGGGAAGGTGACCGATGAAATCACTACCGTTAACCGTTAG